From Demequina lutea, a single genomic window includes:
- a CDS encoding EamA family transporter, with protein sequence MTRRSAFVIFAPLVFVLSGTFQYVGAGVAVGLFDRMPVVSVAWSRIAIAAVVLMILLRPWRRHWTRRTWWRAVAFGTVLAGMNIAFYLALEHLPLGTAVAVEFIGPVAVGALTGRGWRERAAIALAAVGVVLIVGVALDAGGRDAAIGLFWILLAAAGWAGYIMLGRKVATPAPGEPSGLESLSVSMAAGAVVFAPIGVLGMVSGDVAPIADLHLILLLVVVAVFSSVLPYGIDQIVLRHAPTARFSVLLSVFPATALLVGAVMLAEIPTLIEGIGLVAVSAAIALASRRERVSVETVVPPE encoded by the coding sequence GTGACCCGCCGCTCGGCATTCGTGATCTTCGCGCCGCTGGTGTTCGTTCTCTCGGGGACGTTCCAGTATGTGGGCGCTGGCGTGGCCGTCGGGTTGTTCGACCGCATGCCGGTGGTGTCTGTCGCATGGTCCAGAATCGCGATCGCGGCGGTCGTGCTGATGATTCTGTTGCGGCCATGGCGACGCCACTGGACCCGTCGCACCTGGTGGCGCGCTGTGGCCTTCGGCACCGTGCTCGCGGGCATGAACATCGCCTTCTACCTAGCACTGGAGCATCTTCCCCTGGGCACCGCGGTTGCGGTGGAGTTCATCGGCCCTGTCGCGGTCGGCGCCCTGACGGGCCGAGGCTGGCGAGAGCGCGCGGCCATCGCGCTCGCCGCGGTCGGCGTCGTTCTGATCGTCGGGGTCGCGCTTGATGCAGGCGGCCGTGATGCCGCCATCGGCCTGTTCTGGATACTGCTTGCGGCCGCGGGGTGGGCGGGTTACATCATGCTCGGCCGTAAGGTGGCGACTCCGGCGCCCGGGGAGCCGTCGGGCCTGGAATCGCTATCGGTGTCGATGGCTGCAGGGGCCGTCGTGTTCGCGCCGATCGGAGTCCTTGGCATGGTGAGCGGGGACGTAGCGCCCATCGCCGATCTACACCTGATCCTGCTGCTGGTCGTGGTGGCAGTGTTCTCGTCGGTGCTGCCCTACGGCATCGATCAGATCGTGCTGCGCCATGCCCCGACGGCGCGCTTCTCCGTGCTGCTGTCCGTGTTCCCCGCTACCGCGCTTCTTGTGGGGGCCGTGATGCTCGCAGAGATTCCCACCCTCATCGAAGGCATCGGGCTGGTTGCCGTCTCGGCGGCGATCGCGCTCGCCTCGCGGCGAGAGCGTGTATCGGTCGAGACCGTGGTTCCTCCCGAATAG
- a CDS encoding SDR family NAD(P)-dependent oxidoreductase has translation MSAQTIVVIGGTSGIGLEIAKDVVARGDNVVISGRDLARAQEVAASIGPQATAVAVDLSEPDTVGPGLASVGKVNGLVIAAIERDANSVRDYDFERAKRLVTLKLVGYTETIHTLIDRLDPDGGTGIVLFGGRAKDIPYPGSTTVSSINGGVEGMTVTLALELAPIRVNALHPGIVGDSPFWAGKPQSVLDGHRARTPGGELATMADIVDAVQFLLRNRGISGTSIYIDRGVRVT, from the coding sequence GTGAGCGCCCAGACGATCGTCGTCATCGGCGGCACCTCGGGCATCGGCCTCGAGATCGCCAAGGATGTCGTCGCCCGGGGTGACAACGTCGTGATCTCCGGTCGCGATCTGGCCCGCGCCCAGGAAGTGGCGGCCTCGATCGGGCCGCAGGCGACGGCCGTTGCCGTCGACCTGTCTGAGCCCGACACGGTCGGCCCCGGCCTGGCCAGCGTCGGCAAGGTCAACGGCCTCGTGATCGCCGCGATCGAGCGCGACGCGAACAGCGTGCGCGACTACGACTTCGAGCGGGCGAAGCGACTCGTGACACTCAAGCTCGTGGGGTACACCGAGACCATCCACACGCTCATCGACCGCCTCGATCCCGACGGCGGCACGGGCATCGTGCTCTTCGGTGGTCGCGCCAAGGACATTCCCTACCCTGGCTCGACGACCGTGTCCTCCATCAATGGCGGCGTGGAAGGCATGACCGTCACGCTTGCACTTGAGCTCGCTCCCATTCGGGTCAACGCTCTGCACCCCGGAATCGTCGGCGACAGTCCGTTCTGGGCTGGGAAGCCGCAGTCCGTGCTCGATGGCCACCGTGCCCGCACGCCGGGTGGCGAGCTCGCGACGATGGCAGACATCGTGGATGCCGTGCAGTTCCTGTTGCGCAACCGCGGCATCTCCGGCACGAGCATCTACATCGACCGGGGCGTTCGCGTCACCTGA
- a CDS encoding DUF6054 family protein — translation MERDVGVEVADSTPPEAREHARRQEGSLMYQTRSLVGSADALATHLDNAITRGSVSASIEHQDVLSIGDARMILRTYERYSMTGGNRLTLSVSILAVGDRMEVALTTSGGSQGVFFKINTFGEGAFMDKGLEAVDGFAGA, via the coding sequence GTGGAGCGCGATGTCGGGGTGGAAGTCGCGGATTCGACCCCGCCAGAGGCACGCGAACACGCGCGGCGCCAGGAGGGATCACTCATGTACCAGACCCGATCACTCGTCGGCTCGGCCGACGCTCTCGCCACCCACCTCGACAACGCCATCACTAGGGGCAGCGTCTCGGCATCGATCGAGCACCAAGATGTGCTCTCGATCGGGGACGCGCGCATGATCCTACGGACGTACGAGCGGTACAGCATGACCGGAGGGAACCGCCTCACGCTGTCGGTGAGCATCCTCGCCGTCGGGGACCGGATGGAGGTCGCGCTCACAACCTCCGGCGGCAGCCAGGGCGTGTTCTTCAAGATCAACACGTTCGGCGAGGGCGCGTTCATGGACAAGGGCCTCGAGGCCGTTGACGGCTTCGCTGGCGCCTGA
- a CDS encoding ketopantoate reductase family protein, with translation MSSPKVAFVGTGANGAGIGADLTRAGLDVTFIEQWPAHVEAMKAKGIEVRMPGETVITPVTAYHLCDVATLREQFDIVFVLVKAYDTRWACELIKPLVAPDGLVVGLQNGMSIDDMASIMGPERTIGAVIEMASNMWEPGIVNRQNTPDQAWFAVGAFEPAHAGRAAEVQEVLRHAGTVEIVDDIRSAKWMKLIANAGELVPSAILNLPLEDAMNLPGVLDYMIECGREAARVAVAEGATLVPIFGMTSADIAGPDQYAEDLLGVVRSHFLYPDTKTTVLQDWLKGRRAEVNEINGLVVELAKKRGSSAPANERTVELARRIEAGTLVADPSNVDLLLGTSAL, from the coding sequence ATGTCGTCACCGAAGGTCGCGTTCGTCGGTACCGGTGCAAATGGCGCTGGCATCGGGGCGGATCTCACTCGCGCGGGCCTCGACGTGACCTTCATCGAACAATGGCCCGCTCACGTCGAGGCGATGAAGGCGAAGGGCATTGAGGTGCGGATGCCGGGCGAGACCGTGATCACGCCCGTCACTGCCTACCACCTGTGCGACGTCGCAACGCTGCGTGAGCAGTTCGACATCGTGTTCGTGCTGGTCAAGGCCTACGACACCCGCTGGGCGTGCGAACTCATCAAGCCACTCGTCGCACCGGACGGGCTCGTGGTGGGGCTGCAGAACGGCATGAGCATCGACGACATGGCGTCGATCATGGGGCCGGAGCGCACCATCGGCGCGGTCATCGAGATGGCTTCCAACATGTGGGAGCCCGGCATCGTCAATCGCCAGAACACTCCGGACCAGGCGTGGTTCGCCGTGGGCGCCTTCGAACCCGCACACGCCGGTCGTGCGGCCGAGGTGCAAGAGGTTTTGCGGCACGCGGGCACCGTGGAGATTGTGGATGACATCCGCTCGGCCAAGTGGATGAAGCTCATCGCGAATGCGGGTGAGCTCGTTCCCTCAGCCATCCTCAACCTGCCGCTTGAGGACGCCATGAACCTGCCGGGAGTGCTCGACTACATGATCGAGTGCGGGCGCGAAGCTGCACGCGTCGCCGTCGCCGAAGGGGCGACGCTCGTGCCGATTTTCGGAATGACATCCGCCGACATCGCTGGTCCGGACCAGTACGCCGAAGACCTGCTGGGCGTAGTGAGAAGCCATTTCCTGTATCCCGATACCAAGACCACCGTGCTCCAAGACTGGCTGAAAGGAAGGCGTGCCGAAGTGAATGAAATCAATGGATTAGTCGTCGAACTGGCGAAGAAGAGGGGAAGTTCCGCGCCCGCGAACGAGCGCACCGTCGAGCTGGCCCGCCGCATCGAAGCGGGAACACTCGTGGCCGACCCGTCCAACGTGGACCTGCTCCTCGGAACGAGTGCACTGTGA
- a CDS encoding GNAT family N-acetyltransferase → MSTTLRPMSAERLPAWLEDSTREYIEELVAAGRTREDATQHAATSVAPAFPDGSPAPGQSVFDVLDDEGERVGFLWIGPDTSADPDAWWVWNIQIDADKRGHGHGRAAMLLGEDHARREGARTLGLNVFGSNSVARGLYEKLGYETTALQMRKLLTPETD, encoded by the coding sequence ATGTCGACAACCCTGCGCCCGATGAGCGCCGAGCGGCTGCCAGCCTGGCTCGAAGATTCTACTCGCGAGTACATCGAAGAGCTCGTGGCCGCCGGACGCACCCGCGAGGACGCCACTCAGCACGCGGCGACGAGCGTGGCCCCCGCGTTCCCTGACGGTTCGCCCGCACCCGGACAATCCGTCTTCGACGTGCTCGACGACGAGGGCGAGCGCGTGGGCTTCCTATGGATTGGCCCAGATACGAGCGCCGACCCAGATGCTTGGTGGGTGTGGAACATCCAGATCGACGCTGACAAGCGCGGGCATGGCCACGGGCGCGCGGCGATGCTTCTTGGCGAGGACCATGCGCGGCGTGAGGGCGCGCGAACCCTGGGCCTGAACGTGTTTGGATCCAACTCCGTCGCGCGCGGGCTGTATGAGAAGCTCGGCTACGAGACGACCGCTCTGCAGATGCGCAAGCTCCTCACGCCGGAAACCGACTAG
- a CDS encoding ketopantoate reductase family protein, which produces MRAQKIAVLGSGANGASIGADLIRDGLDVTLIEQWPAHVEAMRANGLTIEMPETSLHVEPRTMHLCEVATLKDKFDVVLLVMKAYDSRWASQLIAPYLAEDGVIAGVQNGMATQAIADVVGTERTMGTVIEISSTMYEPGIVQRHSGPARSWFAVGALGPEARRHEQRVGELLAHSGTVAYVDDIQSTKWMKLVSNSSVLVTTAILGLPMLDALAVDGMRSLMVGAGREALATGAALGHPVLPIFGLTPDEVSRRDEVVDTLLDKLYAGFVLPHATTTVLQDWTKGRHSEVDDLNGRVVAEGARAGVPTPVNSAVVEVARRIERGELAPAVENVALLQSLAFQK; this is translated from the coding sequence ATGCGTGCACAGAAGATCGCCGTACTGGGATCGGGGGCCAACGGCGCCTCGATCGGGGCGGACCTCATCCGTGACGGGCTCGATGTCACGCTCATCGAACAGTGGCCGGCGCACGTCGAAGCGATGCGTGCCAACGGCCTCACGATTGAGATGCCCGAGACGTCGCTGCACGTGGAGCCGCGCACGATGCACCTCTGCGAGGTTGCGACGCTCAAGGACAAGTTCGACGTCGTGCTCCTGGTCATGAAGGCCTACGACAGCCGCTGGGCGAGCCAGTTGATCGCGCCGTACCTCGCCGAAGACGGCGTCATCGCGGGCGTCCAGAACGGCATGGCAACGCAGGCGATCGCCGACGTCGTGGGCACTGAGCGCACCATGGGCACCGTCATCGAGATCTCGTCGACGATGTACGAGCCGGGCATCGTGCAGCGGCATTCGGGGCCGGCCCGATCCTGGTTTGCGGTGGGCGCACTCGGCCCCGAGGCGCGCCGCCACGAGCAGCGCGTCGGGGAGCTACTGGCCCACTCCGGCACTGTCGCGTACGTCGACGACATCCAGTCGACCAAGTGGATGAAGCTCGTAAGCAACTCGTCGGTGCTGGTCACCACGGCCATCCTGGGGCTCCCCATGCTCGATGCCCTCGCGGTGGACGGCATGCGCTCTCTCATGGTGGGCGCCGGTCGCGAGGCTCTCGCCACGGGCGCCGCGCTCGGTCATCCCGTGCTGCCGATCTTTGGCCTCACGCCCGACGAGGTCAGCCGACGCGACGAGGTCGTCGACACTCTGCTCGACAAGCTCTACGCAGGTTTCGTGCTGCCTCACGCCACGACTACCGTTCTACAGGACTGGACAAAGGGCCGCCACAGCGAGGTCGACGACCTCAACGGACGCGTGGTCGCCGAGGGGGCCAGGGCGGGCGTGCCCACGCCCGTCAATTCGGCGGTAGTCGAGGTTGCCCGCCGCATAGAGCGCGGGGAACTGGCACCAGCCGTCGAGAACGTGGCGCTGCTTCAGAGCCTGGCGTTTCAGAAATAG